The DNA window CGCCGAGGTCGAGTCGGGTGACCCGGACCACCCGGGCGCCCTGAAGGACGCGGTGAGGCTCCCGCTCTCCCGGGTGCCGCTCCGCGATCCGCTCACGCTCAAGCCGCTGCCCTGACGGCCCGACCCGGCTCCCCTCTACTTCGGCGGCGGGAGCTTGGACCAGTCGATCTGCGAGCCCCAGGCGCTGTGCGGGATCATGAAGACGGCGAGCGTCACGAGCGCCGCGACGCCGACGGCGACGCGGGCGTCGCGGCCCCCGCGGGCGCGGAACGCCGCGAACGCCCACGCGAGGACGGCGACGGCGGTCTTGTTGTCGGTCATGTCGCCGCCGAAGGGCCAGCCGGTCCAGTAGGCGTCGAAGGCCTGCTTCTGGACGAGCGGCCCGAGAGAAGAGGCCGCCGAACGTGAGGAGCGCCACGACGACGAGCGAGATCCGGAAGAGCTTTCGTTCGCCGCGGAGGGCGAAGAGGCCGGCCGCGTTCGCGACGAGCATCCCGGTGAACATCGCAAAGACGTGCGGGACGATGACGACGTTGGAGACCGCGCCCTTGAAGCGGGCGATCGCCGGGCGCTGGGGGAAGAGGGCGAATTGCCCTTCGCGCTCGAGCCGGACCTGGTACTCGACCTTGCCGGCGGGTGGCTGGTGCGGCAGGGCCGTTCTGAGCGTCTCGCCCTCGCGGACCATCGGCAGCGCCGCGAACGCGTCGTTCGTCGGGTAGCGCCGCCACGCCACGCTTCCGGTGACCTTCGGGTCCGGAGCCTTCACGGTGACGGCGAGGTCTCCCGCTCCCGCCCAGGAACGGAGCAGCCGGAGCTTCACGTCCGACTCCCCGAGCATCACGGTGCCGCGGGCGGGCCGCGTTGGCCCGGTGAGCCGCTGGTAGATGGCTGAGGAGAGGGTGACGAGGAGGGCGAAGAGCCAGATGCCGACACGTCTGCGCATGCGGGGCGGAGGATAGCCCGGCTGCTGGCATCATCCGAGGCATGAGGTTCTCGCCGCGCGCCTCCCGCCTCCTCATCGTCCTTCTCCTCGTCGCCTCGGCCGCCGCCCTCGCCCCGTCTTCCCTCGCGGCCGAAACGACGAAGGCCCCTTCGGCCCCGGCCGTCGTCTCGGGCGAGTGGTTATCGGCAGCCCTGGGATCGAAGGACCTCGTCCTCCTCGACGCCCGGCCGATGCGCGACTTCCTCGCCGCGCACCTGCAGGGAGCGCAGAGCGTCGCGGTCGAGAACCTCCGCTCCACGTCGGGCGGCGTCCCCGCCACGACATACCCGCCCGAGGTCCTCGGCGTCGTCTTCGCCCGCGCCGGGGTGACCTCCGGGTCACACGTCGTCGTCTACGGCGCAGAGAGCGACAACGACGCGACGTACGTCGCCACGGCCGCCCTGATCGCCGGAGCCCGGAAAGTCTCCGTCCTGGACGGCGGCTTCTCGCGCTGGACGGCCGAGGCCCGCGCGACGACGAAGGACCGTTCGCTCATCCCTGTCGCAAAGCCGACCCTCCCGGGCGATACCTCGTTCCTCGTCCCGATCGACGACGTGAAGAAGCGCATCGGCGACGAGAGAACCGTCTTCTTGGACGTGCGGCCCGAGGAGCAGTGGGCGGCAGGGCGCATTCCGGGGGCGAGGAACCGCTTCTGGAAGAAGGACGTCGACGGCGGCTCGTTCCGCCCCGAGGCCGCGACCCGCGCGGAGCTCGAAGAGGCCGGCGTCTCCTGGGAGAGGCCCGTCGTCGTCTACTGCAACAGCGGCCACCAGGCCTCGGAGACCTTCTACACGCTGAGATTCCGGCTCGGCCATCCCGACGTGCGGCTCTACCAGGGTTCCTGGCTCGAGTGGTCGATGACGCCCGGAGCGCCGAGAGAATCGTCCGCCCCCGCGGAGCCTGCGGCGAAGTGACGGCCGGCGAGATCGCCGCGCTCCTCGCCTCCTCGGCCGGCGCGGGGGTCATGAACGCCCTCGCAGGGGGCGGGACGATCCTCACGTTCCCGACGCTCATCCTCCTCGGGGTACCGGCGATCCAGGCGAACGCCACGTCGACGATCGCGCTC is part of the Holophagales bacterium genome and encodes:
- a CDS encoding sulfurtransferase — encoded protein: MRFSPRASRLLIVLLLVASAAALAPSSLAAETTKAPSAPAVVSGEWLSAALGSKDLVLLDARPMRDFLAAHLQGAQSVAVENLRSTSGGVPATTYPPEVLGVVFARAGVTSGSHVVVYGAESDNDATYVATAALIAGARKVSVLDGGFSRWTAEARATTKDRSLIPVAKPTLPGDTSFLVPIDDVKKRIGDERTVFLDVRPEEQWAAGRIPGARNRFWKKDVDGGSFRPEAATRAELEEAGVSWERPVVVYCNSGHQASETFYTLRFRLGHPDVRLYQGSWLEWSMTPGAPRESSAPAEPAAK